The sequence AGCATCCTTGCCACGCGATCGCGAAAAATGGAGGAAAAAAACCAATGGTAACTTCTCAATGGGAGAATTTCTCGCAACATGTTGGCAATTGGGAAGGTTCTTTTGCGCGATACGATGCCACGGGGAAATGGCAAAGCGAAACCCCCACGTTGGTGTCTATAGAACCTTTGCAATTGGAAAGCGGCGATGCTAGTATGCGGCTGATATGGCGTCGCTACCAACCCGAAGTTCGGGAATCGGTTTTTGAATACAGTTCTTTGGAAAACAGTGTATTATTTTTTGATAACGGTGCTTTTTCCCAAGGTTCCGTGCAATGGGGTCCGTATTCGGAATTTGGTGCCGAATTTGGCTTTATTAGCGGGAAACGTCGCCTGCGCG comes from Geitlerinema sp. PCC 9228 and encodes:
- a CDS encoding DUF3598 family protein; translation: MVTSQWENFSQHVGNWEGSFARYDATGKWQSETPTLVSIEPLQLESGDASMRLIWRRYQPEVRESVFEYSSLENSVLFFDNGAFSQGSVQWGPYSEFGAEFGFISGKRRLRVVELFNRDSQPEQFTENTSIRLEALSL